In Bacteroidia bacterium, a genomic segment contains:
- a CDS encoding T9SS type A sorting domain-containing protein, with translation MRHILSFLLAFASTCSLFAQLSLDRQVLGTTGHWGQVGQYSLSYTAGELVTATAITTNGMLILTQGFQQPDTRGTFVGIDDEVKLPVSYKIFPNPTTGVLKVELSADKPAVVKMDMYDMRGRKTSVPLQRIQFSGSRTTIFNMEALADGIYMLNFRTDDGTLIQSEKIQKIH, from the coding sequence ATGAGACATATCCTTAGCTTCTTACTGGCTTTTGCCAGCACATGTTCTTTGTTTGCTCAGTTGAGTCTGGATCGTCAGGTTCTCGGTACCACCGGCCATTGGGGACAAGTAGGGCAATACAGCCTCTCCTACACAGCAGGTGAACTGGTAACAGCTACAGCTATTACCACAAACGGAATGCTCATTCTGACTCAAGGGTTTCAGCAGCCGGATACAAGGGGTACTTTTGTGGGTATCGATGATGAGGTAAAACTTCCCGTCAGCTACAAAATTTTTCCTAATCCTACTACCGGTGTTTTGAAAGTAGAATTGTCAGCGGATAAACCAGCTGTTGTGAAAATGGATATGTACGATATGCGTGGACGCAAGACCAGTGTGCCGCTTCAAAGAATTCAGTTTTCGGGAAGCCGGACGACGATCTTCAATATGGAAGCGCTGGCAGATGGGATCTATATGTTGAATTTCCGCACTGACGACGGCACGTTGATTCAATCAGAAAAAATTCAGAAAATACACTAA
- a CDS encoding DUF2911 domain-containing protein → MKNLQMLTTILLTAILLFGMEAFGQKIPAVDKSPADISYLRKDKETVAKVVYSRPMKNGREIFGGIVPFEKVWRTGANEATEIKFFKDVTFGGQMVKAGTYSLFSIPGDAKWTIILNSGLDQWGAYSYKDDLDVVRVEGTVSQGDEVEAMAILFHENTLIIAWDKTRVSVPVAFE, encoded by the coding sequence ATGAAAAATTTACAGATGTTAACCACCATACTACTGACAGCGATACTGCTGTTTGGTATGGAAGCTTTTGGTCAGAAAATTCCTGCAGTTGACAAAAGCCCTGCAGATATCAGTTATCTCCGAAAAGATAAGGAAACAGTTGCAAAAGTTGTGTATTCCCGGCCTATGAAAAATGGACGCGAGATTTTTGGAGGCATTGTTCCCTTCGAAAAAGTATGGCGTACCGGTGCCAATGAAGCAACGGAAATCAAGTTTTTTAAAGACGTAACTTTCGGTGGTCAAATGGTAAAAGCAGGAACTTATTCCCTGTTTTCTATTCCTGGCGATGCAAAGTGGACCATTATCCTCAACAGTGGACTGGACCAGTGGGGTGCATATTCTTACAAAGATGATCTTGACGTAGTCAGAGTGGAAGGTACAGTCAGCCAGGGAGATGAAGTTGAGGCCATGGCTATCCTGTTTCATGAAAACACTCTTATCATCGCATGGGATAAAACCCGCGTGAGTGTGCCGGTTGCCTTTGAATAG